Proteins from one Populus trichocarpa isolate Nisqually-1 unplaced genomic scaffold, P.trichocarpa_v4.1 scaffold_25, whole genome shotgun sequence genomic window:
- the LOC112325458 gene encoding probable disease resistance protein At4g27220, with product MKKLFPLVFLPDLEVIEVSNCEKMEEIIEIRSDDEGLIGELELPKLRDLKLIELPELKSIFSEKLICHSLRVIHVRNCAKLKRMPICRPLLENGQLSPPPSLREIYIEPEEWWETELKWEQSNAKNVLRHLVKFKEVRADGEERPLI from the exons ATGAAGAAGTTGTTCCCTCTTGTCTTCCTGCCAGACCTAGAAGTGATTGAAGTTAGTAATtgtgagaaaatggaggagataatagaAATAAGATCAGATGATGAAGGGCTTATCGGTGAACTCGAACTTCCAAAGTTGAGAGatttgaaattgattgaattaccagaattgaaaagtatttttagtgaAAAACTGATTTGCCATTCTCTCAGAGTAATTCACGTAAGAAATTGTGCGAAGCTGAAGAGGATGCCAATTTGTCGTCCGTTGCTTGAAAATGGCCAGCTATCTCCTCCCCCTTCTCTCAGAGAAATCTATATAGAACCAGAAGAATGGTGGGAGACAGAATTGAAGTGGGAGCAATCTAACGCTAAGAATGTCCTTCGTCACTTAGTAAAGTTTAAAGAAGTACGG GCCGATGGTGAAGAAAGACCTCTTATTTAA
- the LOC18107929 gene encoding uncharacterized protein LOC18107929, with product MKKGAGTIDLEPCLTHTSAVEPALAPVAVEQTMITCAAASNALWQQRFVCVVTIQCNLCNEPWIKYSISIVADKGPKKPLYTSARLKKGEVLYLETHSCRRENGKVTQASHSGA from the exons aaaggAGCTGGAACCATTGATCTTGAGCCCTGTCTTACACATACATCAGCAGTGGAACCTGCTCTTGCTCCCGTGGCTGTTGAACAGACAATGATTACCTGTGCTGCAGCTTCG AATGCTTTGTGGCAACAGAGATTTGTATGCGTAGTTACAATACAGTGCAACCTTTGCAACGAGCCCTG GATAAAATACAGCATTAGTATTGTTGCTGACAAGGGTCCGAAAAAGCCTCTCTATACTTCTGCACGTTTGAAGAAGGGGGAAGTTCTATATTTAGAAACACATTCATGCAG GAGAGAAAATGGGAAAGTGACACAGGCTTCTCACTCAGGTGCATGA